TTGAAGAAATAGGGAGGATAGGTAGAAATGGACAAAGCTTGTGCAGGGAGTCTTGGGTTATAGTAGGGAAGAAACTCAAGGAACAATTTCACATGGATTTGACTCAAAAGCAAATTAGAAATGCTTTTAATACTATGAAATCAAAATATATAGGATGGTGCTATTTGAGAAACAAGACTGGGAATCTATACAACCCAGAAACAAATATGTTCACTTTAACGCCTCAGGAATGGGAAGATTTTAAGAAGGTGTGTATTTGTTTAGGTTTCCAGTATTATGTCACATGTTAAAGTGAAAAGTATTTATTATAGTCCATATTAATTTGGCGCAGGGTCACCCGAGGGCAATGTCATTAAAAACACGCCCGTTGCCTCATCTTGACCTTCACATAGTTGTGTTTGAAGGGCTTAGTGCTACAGGTGGTAATCAATGGACATCTACTCAAACATCTGGAGTTTCATCATCCCCACATGTCCAAACACTTCAGATACAAGATGGTAGCTTTCATAATCTAGAAAATGATGATGGAGACTCTCATgaacaaagttttcaaaatggtgaTGAAGTTCCTACCAATAACAAGGCTCAAACATCTAATGATAATGAAACTAGGCCCAACAAAAAGGCTAAAACCTCTAAGACCACCATTACCCTAGATGATTTGGCTAAAGATATGCAACAAGCACTCAAGCATATTGTGAAAAGCATGAAGGACCATCAACTGACGAATGCTATGAGAAGTTGAAATTAGTTGGGTTAGAGCCTATAGATCCCTTGTTTTTGGCAGCATTTAACATTTTTGGTCAGTCTATACAAATGAGACAGGCATGGATGACATTGCCATCGGACCCTGAGGTGTTGAAAGGGTGGATTAAGATGACCGGGACGACATTGGGGATGTTCAAGTAGGGAGGGATATTGGTATTTGTTGTTTTGGTGTGATTCATGTTATGTGACTCGTATTATGTGAACCGTTATTTGCTTTGTATTTTGAACAATTATGTAAGTTGACACCGTTATGTGTATTGTATTGGTAGTTTGGCAAattgaagttgtttttgatctGTTTTTGTGCAGTTTTTTGGTTGTTTTGCTGCATTTTTTGTGCAGTTTTTGTGCTATTTTGTTGCagtttttttgcattttttgtgCTGTTTTTTTGCAGGTTTTTAGAGCTGTTTCGCTGCTGTTTTTATGCAGTTTTTGAGCTGTTTTTGATAGCAAATTGTTGCAGTTTTGGTGCAGTTTTTTACAGCAAATTGCTGCAGTTTTTTGTGCAGTTTTTTGTGCTATTTTGCTGCagttttttttgcattttttgtgCTGTTTTTTTGCAGGTTTTAGAGCTGTTTTGCTGCTGTTTTTATGCATTTTTTGAGCTGTTTTTGACAGCAAATTGTTGCAGTTTTGGTGCAGTTTTTTACAGCAAATTGCTGCAGTTTTTTAGCAGTGTTTGAGCAGCTTTTTGTGCATTTTTTTTGTGCAGGTTTATCATGGATTATAATCAAAAGTTATTGCTCCTCATTGTGATGTTCTTATATCTTCGATACTTTTGGCCGAGAAATCCCAAAAGAAAAAGAGATAACACTTCGGTTATGTCCGGACACCATTTTACTTTAGAGTTGTTGCAAGGGAATGATAGACAATGCATTGAACTCCTATGTATGTCACGTGATTCATTTGTTCGACTTTGCACACATTTTAGAGTAAAAGGTTGGTTAAAAGATAGCAAACACATCTCCCTTGAAGAAAAAATGGCTATGTTTTTTATGATGCTTGGTCACAATCAACGTTTTTCAGTTATTAAGCGTAGATTTCAACACTCGAAACAAACAATTCATAAGTATTTTCATGAAGTATTGGCAACAATGATGGAGTTTGCTAAAGAGGTTATAGTACCAACATCTTTTAATCCTAATCCAGATATTCCAGGGCGTAATAAAAGATTACGACGAGTTTTTAAGGTACATTATAC
This genomic stretch from Helianthus annuus cultivar XRQ/B chromosome 8, HanXRQr2.0-SUNRISE, whole genome shotgun sequence harbors:
- the LOC110869978 gene encoding L10-interacting MYB domain-containing protein-like, producing METNDGRQQWTDEAVKCLLETCLEEIGRIGRNGQSLCRESWVIVGKKLKEQFHMDLTQKQIRNAFNTMKSKYIGWCYLRNKTGNLYNPETNMFTLTPQEWEDFKKGHPRAMSLKTRPLPHLDLHIVVFEGLSATGGNQWTSTQTSGVSSSPHVQTLQIQDGSFHNLENDDGDSHEQSFQNGDEVPTNNKAQTSNDNETRPNKKAKTSKTTITLDDLAKDMQQALKHIVKSMKDHQLTNAMRS